A stretch of DNA from Maridesulfovibrio sp.:
TCTCTTGATGCTTCCCGCATATGCCGCCCCTTTTAGGGGCCGCGCCGCCTGAGCGGCACGGCCTGTTTTCATCTTTCTACCGAAATCGGCCGGGTTGCCTGTTTCGGTCTGTCTTTTGGTTTGGTTCTTTATTTGCCTATCTGGGCCTTGTTAGCCAACTGCTGGCATGCCTTGGCGGCAGCGCCGGCATTTTTGGTCTTGAGGAACATTTCCATGACCTGTGCAAAGCCGCCCATGAAGGTTTCGTTGGCAGCTACGCCGTGAGCCAGCGAACCGACGACTCTGTCCTGACTGAAATCCTTGGCTGCGGACTGCAGGTAGGGATTGTATTTGCTCAGGTCGGAGTCCTTGCGGGCGGAGATTGAACCCTTGAGGGGGTTGAATGCATCGCTGCCTGCTTTGGAACCGAGGATTTCGAGCCATGCAATGGCGTTGTCACGGTTCGGCGCGCCCTTGGGCAGACCGAAGGAGTCGGCCAGGAACATGAATTCACCGGTGCTGCCGGGAGAAGCGGACCATCCGAAATCTTCACCGGGGACCATTTTCTTGGTGGTAACCATGTAGCCTGCGGCCCAGTCGCCCATGATATTGAATGCGGCGCGGCCGTCTATGACCATATCGGTTGCCTGCTGCCAGGAAAGTGATGATGCGTCAGAGTTGGTGTACTTGAGGATTTTGCCGAAAAGTGCCCATGCTTTGACCACGTCCGGGCTGTCGAACTTGAGCTTGCCTGCCCACAGGGCATCCCATTTGTCTGCGCCGAGGGAGGCGAGAGCAACGGATTCCCAGAGATGGTTGGCGGTCCAGTTCTGAGCCAGAGCCAGGGGAACAATGCCTTCCTTCTGGAGCTTGGGAGCGATCTTGAGGAAGTCTTCCCAGGTCTTGGGAACTTCAACTCCCCATTTCTTGAGGTTGGCGGGGATGTACCACATTACATTGGAGCGGTGTACGTTGACTGGCACGGACCAGATACCCTTGTCTGTTCCGATGAGTTTGATCAAGCCTTCGGGGAAAACTTCCATCCAGCCCTGTTCTTTGAACAGGGGGGTAAGGTCTTCCATGCGGTCGGCCTTGACCCATGTTCCGATGAGTTCCTGACCGGCGTGAACCTGAAAGCTGTCCGGAGGTTCGTTACCGAGCATGCGGGTCTTGAGCACAGCCTTGGCATTGACCCCGGAACCGCCGGTAACGGTGGCGTCAATAATTTTGACGTTGGGGTGTGCGGCCTTGTATTGTTTGATCAGGGCCTGTAGGGCAGGGCCTTCATCTCCTGCCCACCAGGAAAAAATTTCGAGATCGCCGCTGAGTTCCTTGGCCTGCGAGACCTGCGGAACAGCCAGCAGCAAAGCTGCGGCAACCACCAGACACAACTTTGCCAATGTTTTCATGAATTCCTCCTATTGTTTGAAACAATCAACATCCTATCCTTGAACCGTTATGGAACAACGCTTCACCTGAAAATCCTAGTAAAGCGCTTCTTGCGTTTCCGGATCGAAAAGCACCATTCGGTCAAATTCGAATCCGATGGGAACCGTTTCTCCGGGGTGGGCCACAACCCGGCCTTCGACCTCGGCGATAAGTTCGTTTTCGCCGTCTATAACTATTTCCAGCAGCGAGTGTGCTCCGAGTATTTCCGAAACCACCACTTCGCCGCTGCACCACCAGTCCTTGGGCAGTCTTTCTATATTGCGGCCCATCTTAATGGAGTCCGGGCGGATTCCGGCAAGAACCGGTGCTCCGTCCGTAAGTCCGGCGGCAACGCCGTCCTGTATCGGAAATCTTGTGCTGCCGATGACCACGAATCTTTTACCGTCAATGAGACGGCATTTTCCTTCCAGAATATTCATGGGCGGGTTGCCTATGAATCTGGCCACAAAAACGTTGTTCGGCTTTTCGAAAACTTCAACCGGGGTCCCGACCTGCTGGATGTAACCGTCCTTGAGAATAACTATGCGATCAGCCAGGGTCATGGCTTCAATCTGGTCGTGGGTTACGTAGATGGTGGTAGTTTTCAGCTGCAGATGCATTTTGCGCAGTTCCATGCGCATCTGGGTTCTGAGCTGGGCGTCAAGGTTGGAGAGCGGTTCGTCAAAGAGGAATACGTCCGGGTTGCGGACCATTGCCCGGCCCATGGCAACTCGCTGTCTCTGCCCGCCGGAAAGTTCCGAAGGCTTGCGGTGCAGGTAGGGTTCGAGTTCCAGAATTTTTGCAACGTCATGGACCCTCTTCTCGATCTCATCCTTGCTCTTCTTGTGCATTTTCAAGGAGAAACCCATGTTCTCGCTTACCGTCATGTGCGGATAAAGAGCGTAGTTCTGGAAAACCATTGCCACGTTGCGGTCCTTCGGG
This window harbors:
- a CDS encoding extracellular solute-binding protein, whose translation is MKTLAKLCLVVAAALLLAVPQVSQAKELSGDLEIFSWWAGDEGPALQALIKQYKAAHPNVKIIDATVTGGSGVNAKAVLKTRMLGNEPPDSFQVHAGQELIGTWVKADRMEDLTPLFKEQGWMEVFPEGLIKLIGTDKGIWSVPVNVHRSNVMWYIPANLKKWGVEVPKTWEDFLKIAPKLQKEGIVPLALAQNWTANHLWESVALASLGADKWDALWAGKLKFDSPDVVKAWALFGKILKYTNSDASSLSWQQATDMVIDGRAAFNIMGDWAAGYMVTTKKMVPGEDFGWSASPGSTGEFMFLADSFGLPKGAPNRDNAIAWLEILGSKAGSDAFNPLKGSISARKDSDLSKYNPYLQSAAKDFSQDRVVGSLAHGVAANETFMGGFAQVMEMFLKTKNAGAAAKACQQLANKAQIGK
- a CDS encoding sn-glycerol-3-phosphate ABC transporter ATP-binding protein UgpC, whose translation is MANVELKNVVKRYGSVEVIHGVDLSVRDNEFIVLVGPSGCGKSTLLRMVAGLEDLSDGDISIGERVVNTVSPKDRNVAMVFQNYALYPHMTVSENMGFSLKMHKKSKDEIEKRVHDVAKILELEPYLHRKPSELSGGQRQRVAMGRAMVRNPDVFLFDEPLSNLDAQLRTQMRMELRKMHLQLKTTTIYVTHDQIEAMTLADRIVILKDGYIQQVGTPVEVFEKPNNVFVARFIGNPPMNILEGKCRLIDGKRFVVIGSTRFPIQDGVAAGLTDGAPVLAGIRPDSIKMGRNIERLPKDWWCSGEVVVSEILGAHSLLEIVIDGENELIAEVEGRVVAHPGETVPIGFEFDRMVLFDPETQEALY